GGAGGGCTGAGGAGCCAGGCTTCTACCCGTCACCCATAGTTCAGGGACCAGTGGGGACCTCTGGGTGCCTGAGATCCAGGTTTCTCAGTCTGGAAGTGCTGGGTACATTTATTTCTGCCACCCTGGTGCTGCACCTCGGAGAAGaccagccaggagcagccagccagcGGGGCCACACATTTGCACAAGTGGTTGCCACCGTTTCCCCACACAAGCAGGACACAACTGGTGCCTGAGGGCTTTCCCTCTTCACCCTCCGCTTGTCTCACGCCATGTTTTGCTGTTTCCCAGGCATGTTTCGAGCAGCGGTCCCCAGCGGCGCGTCCACTGGCATCTATGAAGCGCTGGAGCTGCGAGACAATGACAAGTCGCGTTTCCTCGGGAAAGGTGGGGAGATGCTGCCGACCCCATCCCCAgcgctgctgtgggcagggccCCACCAGAGGGTACCACTCACCCGCTGGCATGACACGGCTGCGCCCTACTGCCCTCAGGGAGACGGCAGAGGCACAGACCTAGCGTAAAGTGAAAGATCAGGCCTCGATCTTCTCTCACTGCctccttctctgtctctctATCGGTCCTCGCCCTCCCTCTTTCCACTCTCCTCTTTGCCTcaccctctctctctctctctttctctctgtcttttcccttctttagGGGTCCTGCAGGCCGTGGATCATATCAACAGCACTGTCGCCCCAGCTCTCGTGGGCTCTGTAAggatttctctttgttttgccTTGTCCAACGCTTACTCTGGTCTGTCTCTGTCCCCTGATCTCTGTTTCTGCCTCTCTTCATCTCACTGGGTTAACAGACATAGTGATGCTCTCTGTGACCATGGGCACTCCACTCCTGCCCTCCATGCCTGTGTGTCTCCACAGCAATCTTTTCTTGGGGTGGGAAGGATTTAATGCTACCTGGTCCACCGCAGCATCCGTACCACCTAACTAGTCCCCTTAACTCTCCCTGTAGAGCTGTCTGCCTCTTCCAGGTGTGCTCCTCCTCAAGCACTGAGTCTCCCCTACATGTCTGTGGCCTCACACCCGTTCGTCCCACCCAGCAGTCATGGTGGGATGAGCGATGACCATGATGTGCaagggctggcagcccccccagcatGGCTTTGCGGGTCAGTGGTCTCACATCTGCAACCCAGTTGTACCTGGAGCCTGCTCTGAAGAGAGCCGAGGTCAAGCCATGCATTAGACCCTGTGCAGCCCCTGGACAGGGGGTGTCTGGCTGAGACCCCAGCTCTCTCCACCCCATAAAAATACCTGGCCTGGTAGTGGGCTGCCTGTGCGGGGGCTAATCCTGCTCTCCGCCTCGCTGCTGGGGATGGATCCATCCAGCCTACAGGCACTTGCTTGAGGCTGAGCATGCATTGTTGTTCTGCCCAGCTTCTGTGTGGCCCCAGCACCACAAAGCTTCCTGGAAGCTGCCAGAAGGCTGGGTAAGCCcccggggtggggtggggggctgcagctgagccCCCCCTCCGGCATGGGTATGTCCACACTGCACCGCAGCAACATCGTCGTGGTTACCTCACCTACCTGACCGTATAGCAAGGCACTCGTTTCCAGAGCTTTCTGTGTATGTGTCCCCCCACCAGCTAAAAAGGTTCCTGTACCCCCAGCTTCTCCATCAGCGCCTCCTTCCTTGCACACCAGAGCCAGCAGCTCGTCACAGCCCCCCCTCCTCAGGAGCTGTTTCTTCCTTGCAGGGCCTCTCTGTTGTGGATCAAGAGAAGATCGACAATTTGATGCTTGAGATGGATGGCACAGAGAACAAATGtaattcatgctttttttttgctttttttttttttttttttttggcctggGGAGGAAAGAGCATGGGAGGgcgcagggctggagcaggggcaccCGCTGGGCAGGGGGTTGCTGCCTGAGAAGCCCAACTCCTCCTTGCTTTTGCCTGCAGCCAAGTTCGGTGCCAATGCTATCCTGGGGGTTTCGCTGGCCGTCTGCAAGGCGGGAGCTGCGGAGAAGGATGTCCCCCTGTACCGGCACATTGCTGACCTGGCTGGCAACTCTGATCTCATCCTTCCTGTGCCAGTAAGGTTCCTTCATCCTTGACACCCACCTTCAGAAACTCCAAAAGAAACTTCAAAGGGTGTGTTgggagggagagcaggaagGGACATAGTGCTGACCATCAGCTGAGTGCATGGCACTCGTCAAGGCCTGAGATTTGTCAGGTTTCCAGACAGAAAAGCGGGGCCGGAGTAGGACATGGCAGGGGTTGTGGTGGGGGTTGGCTGAGGATCTCGCTCTTGGCACAAGAACCAGAGTGCGTCATGTGAACCCTATGGGGCACAATTCAAAACACACGGGTCTTCATAGCAGGGGTAGCTGCACTGTGAAACTCCCTCACAACAGGTGTTGTGGGTGCCAGAATTTTCTTGGGAGTCAAGGAGGAAGGTCCTGGAAGAGAGACTGACAGCTTTGCTGATaaacacacagagcacagaTAAACACAGATAGTTCGGGAGATGTCTGGGAGGGAAACAGGTGGGAAAGTCCTCTCCAGCCATTTGCTTTGAGCCACCGTTGGGAGGAAGACCCTGGGCTTTTACACCTTTGGTCTGGTGCATTGTAGCCGATGCGTTCCGTCACCCTGTGGGACGTGGCAGGAACGGGCACGGTGGCTCACTGGGGAGCCTCCTCTAGGTGGTGCCAGGACCCGTTCCTTCAGCTCTGATCTCTTACTGACTCTTCCAGGCTTTCAACGTGATCAATGGAGGTTCCCACGCAGGCAACAAACTGGCCATGCAGGAATTCATGATCCTGCCTGTGGGGGCTGAGAGCTTCCGCGATGCCATGCGCATTGGGGCTGAAGTCTATCACAACCTCAAGAGCGTCATCAAGGAGAAGTATGGCAAAGATGCTACCAATGTGGGTGATGAGGGAGGCTTTGCCCCCAACATCCTGGAAAACAGTGAAGGTGAGAGCTCTGCAGAGGTGGGGTGCCCCTGACTGCAGTGCTCCGGCTTCCTATACCCAGCTCACAGCGCTCCCCAAAGATTGCTTCAAAATACGATGCCTCAGTGTCATTGACCCTGTGTTAGGCAGCGGTTTCTAAGGTCCTTCTCCATGGGGTGGCCTTGGCCTGCTACAGCCTCTCCATACAAAACTTTCCTGCATGTGCACACTTTTCCAAGGCCTCCCCACAGCTCAGAGACAAGCCGCAGGATTGTACTTCAATTCTCCCTAGTCCCTTTGGACATGGCCCCCACAGCTCCTTGGCATGTCTCTGTCGCACTCTGGGCTCCCTTCCACCTCCCCTGTCGCACCGCCAGGCTCTCAGAACGCTCCCAGAGGAGGTTCCCGCTGGAGGGTAGAGCGGTCTGCATGGGCTGGCCCTCCTGAATGCATCTGTCGTCCTCACAGCTCTGGAGCTCCTCAAGGAAGCCATCGACAAGGCAGGCTACACGGACAAGATTGTCATTGGTATGGATGTGGCGGCCTCCGAGTTCTACCGTGATGGCAAATATGACCTGGACTTCAAGTCCCCAGATGACCCAAGCCGCTACATTTCTGCAGATGAGCTGGGCGACCTCTATCAAAGCTTTGTACGTGATTATCCAGGTGAGCTTCCgtgcctggcagcagggaaTTGGTGCTGGTGTCACATACTTCACAGGCGCGTACCctctggttttggggtggggagggaggcagcttTGACTCATGTCTCTCACGTTGCCCCTTCAGTGGTCTCCATTGAGGACCCTTTTGACCAAGATGACTGGGAGGCCTGGTCCAAGTTCACAGCCAATGTGGGGATTCAGATAGTGGGAGATGACCTGACGGTGACAAACCCTAAGCGCATCGAGAGAGCTGTTGAAGAGAAGGCCTGCAACTGCCTCCTGCTCAAAGTCAACCAGATTGGGTCCGTCACAGAGGCCATCCAAGCGTAAGTCCAGCCCACTGCCCTCGTCATCCGCTGgaggggctggtgctgagccacAGCAGGGTGTCACGCTGCCCGCTGGTGAGCAGGCTTTTGTCTCCACCGGAGTGTAGGGTGCTGCgggtgggaggagagggtgCTGGGATCCCACCCTGTGCTGCCGGCGGTTATAGGAGTGGGAGCTCCTGACCGTGTTTCTTGCTCATGGCAGCTGCAAGCTGGCCCAGGAGAATGGCTGGGGTGTGATGGTGAGCCATCGATCTGGGGAGACCGAGGACACCTTCATTGCTGACCTGGTTGTAGGACTGTGCACTGGGCAGGTAGGTGAGACCTGGGCCACGCACAagcctggaggaaagcaaagaggGGCTAAGACAGAATCCCCTGCCCCACCACGGTAAACTGGGGCAAGCCGTAACAGTTTCTTACAGCATTTGTTTTGGGGATTGCTTTGCAGATAAAGACGGGTGCTCCCTGCAGGTCTGAACGCCTGGCTAAGTACAACCAGCTCATGAGGTAAGGGGCTCCAGGGACAGGAACGCAGAAGAGAGGATGGGGTACTGACTGATGGGAGCGGGAGAAGCTGCAAGCCCAGGGGCTTGCAGGAGAAATGTTACAAAGGCATGGCTGGAGCTGGCAACGGGGTCCCGGGAGGTGTCTGGAGCAGaccccttccctctgcctcgGCGTGGGGGTGCAGCCCCACAGGCGCgggagctggcaggagctgagctcCTCCGGCCGCGTCAGCTCCCTGCTGGTGCCCTGTCCCACCGGCACCACTGCTCCCGGGTAGCACGGGCCTGATGTGtgctgtctctctctctcctgcaggATTGAGGAAGAGCTGGGCGACGAAGCACGCTTTGCCGGACACAACTTTCGCAACCCAAGTGTTCTTTGAACATTGtccccagggcacagccacCCTGCTGCTCTTTCCCCCCTCACAGACTCTGAAGCCCCCTCCCTCTACCGCTcccttttttgctctttctccccCCTCTGCCACCTGGTTCCCTCTCACCTCAAACCCCTCAAGTTCAGGTGTCCCCGGCTAGATGTACCCAGGTGAAGGATGAGAGAGAGGCCTGCACCCTGTCCCTTGCTTTGGGGTCATAAGCATTTCTGGATCTAGGCATCGTGTGTCTTTTGTTTGGAGTTTTTGTGTGCAGGGCTGCGTCTGAGCCACTCTGTTCACGTGTTAGACTAAGGCAGCATGCTGCCCACAGGGTGTGTTTCCCTCAGACACCGAAGCATGTACGGTGAACATATGTGCGTCGTTGGCTGGGCAAGTGTCGCACCCGTAGCTGTGTCCGGACGAGTGTCACCAGTGGCTCGCTCTCGTTGTGCATGCGTAGGTGTACGTGTACCAGCCCACGGCATCCCTGTGCCCGAGGCGCGTGTCCGTCCTGAGCCCCAGGGGGCCCCACGTGGCCCTTCCTCCACCGCgagtgctgtgctgtgttggGCTGTGCTTGCCAGCAGCTTAGCGTTGACATGCACTGCTGTCCCTCACTGGGTGTGcacgtgtgtgcgtgtgtgcgtgtgctgTCAGTCTCCGGGTCAGCACAATAGTACTGTGGGGCGATATATTAAAACACATCCGTAAACAAACCCATGCTCTCATTTGCTTCTCGTGACCTTTTCTCTCTtgttcccttccctcctgcactCCTTCACCCTTTCCTCCGCCCCATAATGTCTGCTTCACCTTCTAGACAGCCCATGCTCAGCTGAGCAACAGACAAACTACAGATCCCAAAActcaattaaaatgtatttcacacCTGAGTTGCCTGGCTTGGCCCCGTAATTCTCTCTACACACCAGCCTTTGGGAAATGGGGACATTTTGCCATCAAAGCAGGAGAGGCTCACATGGAAATGTAACCAAAACAAGCAGAGGGGACCAGCCAAAGAAGATGCCCAGGTactgccctccctgcccctccccatCCTTTTACAGCCTGGTCCCACCACCAGACAGCTGTTGGCCACCTGGCTGGGGAACACCAAGGGGGAGGCAGGCGGGAGGATGGGAGTTGCCCCCCGCCATCTCCACCAAGCCACATTACATGAGgatctgctgctgcacagggatTTTAATTGTGCCCTCCACTGATGTAAAGACCTGAGGATGGGCCCCAGGCCAGCTGCCCATGGGACTCGAGTGATGGAGAACTGGAACAGCAAGGCTTTGGGGGT
The Falco peregrinus isolate bFalPer1 chromosome 6, bFalPer1.pri, whole genome shotgun sequence genome window above contains:
- the ENO2 gene encoding gamma-enolase, which encodes MAVERIHAREILDSRGNPTVEVDLYTHKGMFRAAVPSGASTGIYEALELRDNDKSRFLGKGVLQAVDHINSTVAPALVGSGLSVVDQEKIDNLMLEMDGTENKSKFGANAILGVSLAVCKAGAAEKDVPLYRHIADLAGNSDLILPVPAFNVINGGSHAGNKLAMQEFMILPVGAESFRDAMRIGAEVYHNLKSVIKEKYGKDATNVGDEGGFAPNILENSEALELLKEAIDKAGYTDKIVIGMDVAASEFYRDGKYDLDFKSPDDPSRYISADELGDLYQSFVRDYPVVSIEDPFDQDDWEAWSKFTANVGIQIVGDDLTVTNPKRIERAVEEKACNCLLLKVNQIGSVTEAIQACKLAQENGWGVMVSHRSGETEDTFIADLVVGLCTGQIKTGAPCRSERLAKYNQLMRIEEELGDEARFAGHNFRNPSVL